A stretch of the Symmachiella macrocystis genome encodes the following:
- the thiS gene encoding sulfur carrier protein ThiS produces the protein MEISINGETREIAAGISVADLLRELELQPKYLAVERNLQLIPRGDHATCTLEPNDQLEIVTLVGGG, from the coding sequence GTGGAAATTAGCATCAATGGCGAAACGCGTGAAATCGCGGCTGGGATCTCGGTTGCGGACCTGTTACGCGAATTGGAATTACAGCCGAAGTACCTGGCTGTGGAACGCAACCTGCAGCTCATTCCGCGCGGCGATCACGCAACCTGCACACTAGAGCCGAACGATCAACTAGAAATCGTCACCCTCGTCGGCGGAGGATGA
- a CDS encoding thiazole synthase — MSTELLSDSPLVLGSHEFTSRLIVGTGKYATFELMRECLEASAADVITVAVRRERLVDAEGRNILDFIDLERYTILPNTAGCFNAEDAVRTARMGREILTGLENPGADWVKLEVLGDAKTLLPDPMATLAATEQLVSEGFQVLVYTTDDPITARRLKEAGATSVMPAGSPIGSGQGVLNPNNIRICLEYLKDGDPDYPVIVDAGVGAASDVSGAMELGCDGVLLNTAIAGANDPLMMAHAMREATRAGRWSYRAGRIPRKLYATASSPEADFARR; from the coding sequence ATGTCTACCGAACTTCTAAGCGACTCTCCGCTCGTCCTAGGCTCCCACGAATTCACGTCGCGGTTAATCGTCGGGACGGGGAAGTACGCCACTTTTGAATTGATGCGGGAATGCCTGGAAGCCAGCGCGGCGGACGTGATCACCGTGGCTGTGCGGCGCGAACGGCTGGTGGATGCCGAAGGCCGGAACATTTTGGATTTCATCGACCTAGAACGCTATACAATCCTGCCGAATACCGCCGGGTGCTTTAATGCCGAAGATGCTGTGCGGACCGCGCGGATGGGGCGGGAGATTCTCACCGGCCTGGAAAATCCTGGTGCAGATTGGGTGAAGCTTGAAGTCTTGGGCGACGCAAAAACCTTGTTGCCCGATCCGATGGCGACTTTGGCCGCCACCGAGCAGTTGGTGAGCGAGGGGTTTCAGGTGCTCGTCTACACGACGGACGATCCCATAACCGCGCGGCGTTTGAAGGAAGCGGGAGCGACTTCGGTCATGCCGGCCGGCAGCCCCATCGGCAGCGGGCAAGGGGTTTTGAATCCCAACAACATTCGGATTTGCTTGGAGTACCTCAAAGATGGCGACCCCGATTATCCGGTGATCGTCGACGCCGGTGTCGGCGCCGCGAGCGACGTCAGCGGGGCCATGGAGCTGGGCTGTGACGGCGTCTTACTGAATACGGCAATCGCCGGCGCCAACGATCCACTGATGATGGCGCATGCCATGCGAGAGGCAACGCGTGCCGGGCGTTGGTCGTATCGCGCGGGACGCATCCCACGGAAACTGTATGCAACCGCCTCCAGCCCGGAAGCGGATTTCGCGCGGCGCTAA
- a CDS encoding thioredoxin family protein produces the protein MDRRPLAKFCLALLVCFTATTAVTAAEKTAVKKVDWQPNLTAAHKLSLKTGKPILLVFGADWCFFCHKLERETLNEANMAKFINNNFIAVKLDLEKDEKVAKILKVKSLPATIVVNSDADMLANIVGYQKSGSYAKNLRNALRVHQELRQVSGEKATTTK, from the coding sequence ATGGATCGACGCCCACTGGCCAAATTCTGTTTGGCACTACTCGTCTGCTTTACCGCGACCACAGCCGTCACAGCCGCTGAAAAGACGGCGGTCAAAAAAGTGGATTGGCAACCCAACCTCACGGCAGCGCACAAGCTATCTCTCAAAACCGGGAAACCGATCCTGTTGGTCTTCGGTGCCGATTGGTGTTTCTTCTGCCACAAGTTGGAACGAGAGACGCTGAACGAAGCGAATATGGCGAAGTTCATCAACAACAACTTTATCGCTGTGAAGCTGGATCTGGAAAAAGACGAGAAGGTTGCCAAAATCCTCAAGGTAAAATCGCTCCCGGCGACGATCGTCGTCAATTCCGACGCCGATATGCTGGCCAACATCGTCGGCTACCAAAAATCAGGCAGCTATGCGAAAAACTTGCGGAACGCCTTGCGTGTGCACCAAGAGTTGCGACAGGTCTCCGGCGAAAAAGCGACGACGACGAAATAG
- a CDS encoding sigma-54 interaction domain-containing protein — translation MKLQQTPWFDRKDAGSTEWQFTLRLLESALRANHEDELLQNQLPDVASELQAQWVGLVRKTPQWELSAQFGHINLTELPFNELDNALDGGVAMFIAPPDGDEFWPLIGVPFTQPDLSGELLLFSGRDLQPEQVGSALMLGWGLGSAIAAVRRYQTSQRRSERLEAILKIASQLSHERETVPLLELIANEATRLLEADRASIFIWDQDHRQVIACPALGVEGGTLRLSDSAGIVGEVIQTGTSIQVDDAYRDARFDKKVDVKSGYKTENLLCVPLLNGDGERIGAFEVINKLAGAFTEEDEESLTQLGIQAATALQSTQDREQLVRTQKQLTEQVTEGVRIVGESPAITVLKDTIQRLAATELPVLILGESGTGKEVVSQSLHYHGPRRDHPFVAVNCAALAETLLESELFGHEKGAFTDAHEARQGKFELAEGGTLFLDEIGDMTLGGQAKLLRVLEQKVITRVGGSQTIPINVRVVAATNANLSEAVRTKKFREDLYYRLGVVTLDLPPLRDRPEDVLLLAEYFLSQFSVQAGRKRLKISADARRRLQAHSWPGNIRELRNLMERVAFLAPGEKVEVSDLAFILSPDRSSMGQEEDPSDGTLADATKHFQQRFIRGAVKRVQGNMSEAARMLGLHRSNLYRKMRQLEMGEAEDAED, via the coding sequence ATGAAGCTGCAACAGACTCCTTGGTTTGACCGTAAAGATGCCGGCAGTACCGAGTGGCAATTTACGCTGCGTTTGTTGGAATCAGCTCTTCGGGCAAACCATGAAGACGAGTTGCTGCAAAACCAATTGCCCGATGTGGCCAGCGAATTGCAGGCACAGTGGGTGGGGCTGGTCCGCAAAACTCCACAATGGGAACTGTCGGCGCAATTTGGCCATATCAATCTCACCGAATTGCCGTTTAATGAGTTGGACAACGCGCTGGACGGCGGGGTGGCCATGTTCATTGCGCCGCCCGATGGCGACGAGTTTTGGCCGCTGATTGGTGTTCCCTTTACACAGCCCGACCTCTCGGGCGAGTTGTTGCTCTTTTCCGGCCGCGATCTCCAGCCTGAACAAGTCGGGTCGGCGTTGATGCTTGGTTGGGGGCTTGGTTCGGCCATTGCTGCTGTTCGCCGTTATCAGACCAGTCAGCGGCGGAGTGAACGTCTGGAAGCGATCCTGAAAATCGCCTCGCAACTCAGCCACGAACGAGAAACCGTTCCCCTGTTAGAACTGATCGCCAATGAGGCGACACGGTTATTGGAAGCCGATCGCGCTAGCATCTTCATCTGGGACCAGGATCACCGGCAGGTCATTGCCTGCCCCGCATTGGGAGTCGAAGGGGGCACGCTGCGGCTTTCCGATAGTGCGGGAATCGTCGGCGAAGTCATTCAAACCGGCACGTCCATACAGGTCGACGATGCGTATCGCGATGCGCGGTTTGACAAAAAGGTCGATGTCAAAAGCGGATACAAAACGGAAAACCTGCTGTGCGTGCCGTTGCTCAACGGCGACGGCGAGCGGATCGGCGCTTTTGAGGTGATCAATAAACTCGCCGGCGCGTTCACTGAGGAAGACGAAGAAAGTCTAACGCAACTGGGTATACAAGCGGCAACGGCCCTGCAGTCCACGCAAGACCGCGAGCAGTTGGTCAGAACGCAAAAACAACTGACCGAACAGGTGACTGAAGGCGTACGAATTGTGGGCGAAAGCCCGGCAATCACCGTGCTCAAAGATACGATTCAGCGGCTGGCCGCCACGGAATTGCCGGTGCTCATTTTGGGTGAGAGTGGAACCGGGAAAGAGGTCGTCAGCCAATCCCTGCACTATCACGGCCCGCGCCGCGATCACCCGTTTGTCGCTGTCAACTGCGCCGCTTTGGCGGAGACGTTGCTGGAAAGCGAATTGTTCGGCCATGAGAAAGGCGCCTTCACCGACGCACACGAAGCGCGGCAGGGCAAATTTGAATTGGCCGAGGGGGGAACGCTGTTTCTCGACGAAATTGGTGATATGACCCTGGGCGGACAAGCTAAGTTGCTGCGTGTGCTGGAGCAAAAAGTCATTACCCGCGTGGGCGGATCGCAAACCATTCCGATCAACGTTCGCGTGGTGGCAGCCACGAACGCCAACCTTTCCGAAGCAGTGCGGACCAAGAAGTTTCGCGAGGATTTGTATTATCGGTTGGGGGTGGTGACGTTGGATCTGCCACCACTGCGCGATCGTCCCGAGGACGTGCTCCTGTTGGCGGAGTATTTTCTGTCACAGTTCTCCGTGCAAGCGGGACGCAAACGGCTGAAGATCAGCGCCGATGCGCGACGGCGACTGCAGGCACACTCCTGGCCCGGCAACATCCGTGAACTTCGCAATCTGATGGAGCGGGTCGCTTTTTTAGCGCCGGGCGAGAAGGTCGAAGTCTCCGATTTAGCATTCATCCTCAGCCCCGATCGTTCGTCGATGGGGCAGGAAGAGGACCCTTCGGATGGAACGCTGGCTGATGCCACCAAGCACTTTCAACAACGCTTCATACGCGGCGCTGTGAAACGGGTGCAAGGCAACATGAGCGAAGCGGCTCGCATGTTGGGACTGCATCGCTCGAACCTGTACCGCAAGATGCGACAGCTCGAAATGGGCGAAGCCGAGGATGCTGAGGATTAG
- a CDS encoding HAD family hydrolase — protein MSEFPAVIFDMDGVLVDSYNAHYESWQRLAAERGFKFTRAQFLTTFGRVSREVIVECGLLDAPTPEAIAEIDDAKELHFRDILREDFRAMDGARELIDALAAEGIPIAVGSSGPLENVDLVIDLLSKRDHLKAVVTARDVTRGKPHPEVFLKAAAGLEVEPRNCVVIEDAQAGIAAAHAASMVCIALVSAGHTDEELSAADQVVHSLRDLSPASIRDTFQQLIP, from the coding sequence ATGAGCGAATTTCCCGCAGTGATTTTTGACATGGACGGCGTCCTGGTTGATTCCTACAACGCGCACTATGAAAGTTGGCAACGCTTAGCGGCTGAACGGGGTTTTAAGTTCACCCGGGCGCAATTCTTGACCACTTTTGGACGCGTTAGCCGTGAGGTGATTGTCGAGTGCGGTCTGCTGGACGCCCCCACGCCCGAGGCGATCGCCGAGATCGATGATGCCAAGGAATTGCATTTTCGCGACATTCTGCGCGAGGACTTTCGGGCGATGGACGGAGCCCGCGAATTGATCGATGCCCTCGCTGCTGAGGGAATTCCGATAGCCGTGGGGTCGTCCGGTCCGCTGGAAAATGTCGATTTGGTGATTGACTTACTTAGCAAAAGAGATCACCTTAAAGCCGTGGTGACTGCCCGCGACGTGACGCGAGGCAAGCCGCATCCAGAGGTGTTTCTCAAAGCGGCTGCCGGTTTGGAAGTCGAACCACGCAATTGCGTCGTCATCGAGGACGCACAGGCAGGGATCGCCGCCGCACACGCCGCTTCAATGGTCTGCATCGCCTTGGTCAGTGCCGGGCATACGGACGAGGAATTGTCAGCCGCCGATCAGGTGGTGCATTCGTTGCGGGACCTTTCGCCGGCAAGCATTCGCGACACATTTCAACAACTGATCCCATGA
- a CDS encoding class I SAM-dependent methyltransferase: MEQSGTVKMTGKEKDAHWYSEKFRGNAHKPEHYTAFRYYFLFAALVTRLAPDGDESVLDIGCGPGHLAGLLRDVGVTRYCGFDFSEARIEFARATYPDREFHVADIFETDLFETVDYNTVVCTEVLEHIERDHEVLSKIKPGTRFLGSVPSYDSAAHVRYFTSKSDVEDRYREHFARLRIDTLPHGVKGERIYVIDGIIM; encoded by the coding sequence ATGGAACAGTCAGGTACTGTCAAAATGACCGGCAAGGAAAAGGATGCTCACTGGTACAGTGAAAAGTTCCGGGGCAATGCGCATAAGCCGGAGCACTACACGGCATTTCGATATTACTTCTTGTTCGCCGCTTTGGTGACACGATTGGCCCCAGATGGGGACGAATCGGTCCTCGATATTGGTTGCGGACCGGGGCATTTGGCGGGCTTGTTGCGCGACGTGGGCGTGACACGGTACTGCGGTTTTGACTTCAGTGAAGCCCGCATCGAATTTGCAAGGGCTACCTATCCCGATCGCGAGTTTCATGTCGCGGACATTTTTGAAACCGATTTATTCGAAACCGTCGACTACAATACCGTCGTTTGCACTGAAGTCTTGGAGCACATCGAACGCGATCACGAAGTCTTGAGCAAGATCAAGCCCGGCACCCGGTTCTTGGGTTCGGTTCCCAGTTATGACTCAGCTGCGCACGTCCGCTACTTTACCAGCAAGTCGGACGTGGAAGACCGTTACCGTGAGCATTTCGCCCGCCTGCGTATCGACACGCTCCCTCACGGAGTGAAGGGAGAACGGATCTACGTCATCGACGGCATCATCATGTAA
- a CDS encoding sigma-54-dependent transcriptional regulator has product MKKLPAVLIVEDEVVIRTTLSEFLTSEGFDVAEAANVGEALALAQQRDFQVALCDVQLPDGDGIALLRRLQQLDPNLFVLVITSYATVENAVEAFHAGAADYLVKPVLFEDLRHKIDRLFRFRQLYVENQALRRELTRQDSFGEIVGSSIPIREAQASIRKIAVTRSNVLLEGESGTGKELFARAIHRAGPNASERFLAANCATMPVELLESQLFGHRKGAFAGAESDQQGVFHHAGEGTVFLDDVAQLPLGTQAKLLRVIEHQEVVPLGGVEPQSISARIVASTTRDLAQEVSEGRFQEDLFYRLNGVKMRIPPLHERLDDIPELVDSFLGKHTAKMGKRVSGVDSETMRLLMSARWKGNVRQLDNAIERAVIMCEGTQIRPQDLPPDLLGVGQLLPATDDLRSAREHYERLHISRVLRQCPDKREAAKRLRLGLSSLYRKIEDLGIEV; this is encoded by the coding sequence GTGAAAAAATTACCCGCAGTTTTGATTGTCGAAGACGAGGTCGTGATTCGCACGACGCTCAGCGAGTTTCTCACCAGCGAAGGGTTCGACGTTGCCGAGGCGGCCAACGTCGGCGAGGCACTCGCTCTGGCGCAGCAACGCGACTTTCAAGTTGCGCTCTGCGATGTGCAGCTCCCCGACGGCGACGGTATCGCGCTGCTCAGGCGGTTGCAACAACTCGATCCCAACCTGTTTGTACTGGTGATCACCTCCTACGCCACCGTCGAAAACGCGGTCGAGGCGTTTCACGCCGGAGCAGCAGACTACCTGGTCAAACCGGTGTTATTCGAGGACTTGCGGCACAAAATCGACCGGCTGTTTCGGTTTCGACAGTTGTACGTCGAGAATCAAGCCTTGCGCCGCGAATTGACACGGCAGGATTCCTTTGGCGAAATCGTCGGCAGCAGCATCCCTATCCGCGAAGCCCAGGCGTCGATTCGCAAAATTGCGGTCACGCGATCCAACGTGTTGTTGGAGGGAGAGAGCGGTACGGGTAAGGAACTCTTTGCCCGCGCCATCCATCGCGCCGGGCCCAATGCTTCGGAACGTTTCCTAGCCGCCAACTGCGCAACCATGCCGGTCGAGTTGTTGGAAAGCCAACTCTTCGGCCATCGCAAAGGAGCCTTTGCCGGAGCGGAGTCCGATCAACAAGGCGTGTTCCATCACGCTGGCGAAGGGACCGTTTTTCTGGATGATGTCGCCCAACTCCCTTTAGGGACGCAGGCCAAATTGTTACGCGTGATCGAACATCAGGAAGTCGTTCCGCTCGGCGGCGTCGAACCGCAATCCATCTCCGCCCGCATTGTTGCATCCACCACGCGCGACTTGGCCCAGGAAGTTTCCGAGGGGCGCTTTCAGGAGGATTTGTTCTACCGGCTCAATGGCGTAAAAATGCGAATCCCGCCGCTCCACGAACGCCTAGACGATATCCCCGAACTGGTTGATTCGTTTCTCGGCAAACATACGGCTAAAATGGGCAAACGGGTCAGCGGCGTCGACAGCGAAACCATGCGGCTATTGATGTCGGCCCGCTGGAAAGGCAATGTCCGGCAACTCGACAACGCCATCGAACGAGCTGTGATCATGTGCGAAGGCACCCAAATCCGCCCCCAGGACCTGCCGCCGGATCTCTTGGGCGTCGGCCAACTATTGCCAGCGACCGACGACCTCCGCTCAGCCCGCGAACACTACGAACGACTCCACATCTCCAGAGTCCTACGCCAATGCCCCGACAAACGCGAAGCCGCCAAACGCCTGCGGCTGGGCCTATCGAGTCTGTATCGTAAGATTGAGGATTTAGGGATTGAGGTTTAG
- a CDS encoding (5-formylfuran-3-yl)methyl phosphate synthase translates to MPPQLLVSVRNEIEAEAALQGGCDILDIKEPARGSLGMADIEAISAVADVIQQQQVDVEVSTALGETTDWYAAAPPALPAGISYAKLGTAGLRPDLDWQQRWTGVRRQFELAANRNISWIAVAYIDWELADSPPPLEIVAAAAEAGCAGVLFDTFAKTGRGLFDWLSKPQLRALVNDIHSADQLVAVAGQIAAENVPTLIDFAPDIIAIRSAACAEGQRTNAIHAEAIRYFKTAMHNAAIAN, encoded by the coding sequence ATGCCGCCGCAATTATTGGTCAGTGTTCGCAACGAAATTGAGGCAGAAGCGGCGCTTCAGGGCGGATGTGACATCCTAGATATCAAAGAACCGGCACGAGGCTCGCTGGGAATGGCCGATATCGAGGCGATTTCGGCGGTTGCCGATGTGATTCAGCAGCAGCAGGTCGATGTGGAGGTCAGCACGGCCTTGGGGGAGACCACAGATTGGTACGCGGCAGCCCCCCCTGCTCTGCCGGCCGGAATCAGCTATGCAAAACTAGGCACCGCCGGCTTGCGTCCGGATTTGGATTGGCAGCAGCGTTGGACCGGGGTGCGTCGCCAGTTCGAATTGGCCGCCAATCGGAATATCTCCTGGATCGCAGTTGCCTATATTGACTGGGAACTGGCTGACAGCCCCCCGCCGCTCGAGATCGTCGCTGCGGCTGCCGAAGCTGGCTGCGCCGGTGTATTGTTTGACACCTTCGCAAAAACAGGTCGCGGACTGTTCGATTGGCTTTCAAAGCCCCAGCTGCGAGCTTTGGTGAACGATATCCACTCAGCCGATCAACTGGTGGCGGTCGCGGGACAAATCGCGGCTGAGAACGTACCGACGCTGATCGACTTTGCCCCCGACATCATTGCCATCCGCTCCGCTGCCTGCGCCGAGGGACAACGCACGAATGCCATTCATGCAGAGGCCATTCGGTACTTCAAAACAGCAATGCACAACGCCGCAATCGCAAACTAA
- a CDS encoding TlpA family protein disulfide reductase: MFRRILCLCSMIIIGISAGPLIADSGQPKTHTPVTRSELKSLIDQYAISQQRFEETLAKSKTPEERTNVKETLRPKPVPGAIRFVDWAERNSKDQLAADLLVLIVVHGGKTEPAMRAAALLVKDHLDLDSERFFQAAVAVTGNLPPHDAETWTRVFVDHGSSRQTQALACVLLAKFKMGLVRYAQLLQNPRFAEAMESQLDIDLLKHLKKLDVAKTNAEAELLFERLMTEFADVKSRGQNLAQAVKPDYFAISKLAIGKVAPEIDGEDLDGKRMTLSSYRGKVVVLCFWGTWCKPCIKMLPHHNELVAKHQDDTFAFLGVATDKDREKIDKTVKSQGIRWQNWWDGGDSGHPISEKWSINQWPTIIVLDHKGIIRHKHLVGEQLDAAVAGLLNEMQKPSSP, translated from the coding sequence ATGTTTCGACGCATTTTGTGTCTGTGCTCGATGATCATCATCGGCATCTCGGCAGGGCCGTTAATCGCTGACTCAGGCCAACCCAAGACCCATACGCCCGTCACGCGATCGGAACTCAAATCTCTGATCGATCAATATGCCATCTCGCAACAGAGATTCGAGGAGACGCTTGCAAAGAGCAAGACTCCCGAGGAACGCACAAACGTCAAGGAAACACTGCGCCCTAAGCCCGTTCCAGGCGCGATTCGCTTCGTCGATTGGGCGGAAAGAAATTCGAAAGACCAGCTTGCGGCCGACCTCTTGGTACTGATCGTTGTTCATGGTGGCAAGACGGAGCCAGCAATGCGCGCCGCCGCTCTCTTGGTGAAGGATCATCTCGACCTCGACAGTGAGCGATTTTTTCAGGCCGCCGTAGCCGTGACTGGCAATCTTCCGCCCCATGACGCGGAGACCTGGACGCGCGTCTTTGTGGATCACGGCAGTTCACGACAGACTCAGGCTCTCGCTTGCGTGTTACTTGCCAAGTTCAAAATGGGATTGGTGCGCTATGCACAATTGCTTCAGAATCCGCGATTCGCGGAAGCGATGGAAAGTCAACTCGACATAGATCTGCTAAAGCATCTGAAGAAGCTTGATGTCGCCAAAACAAATGCCGAAGCAGAACTGCTGTTTGAACGACTGATGACTGAATTTGCCGATGTGAAGTCCCGCGGACAAAACCTTGCACAGGCCGTTAAACCGGATTACTTCGCCATATCAAAACTCGCGATCGGCAAAGTCGCTCCCGAAATCGACGGTGAGGATCTTGACGGTAAGCGAATGACACTCAGCAGCTATCGTGGAAAAGTCGTCGTGCTTTGCTTTTGGGGCACGTGGTGCAAACCGTGCATAAAAATGCTGCCACACCACAATGAACTCGTCGCGAAGCATCAAGATGATACCTTCGCTTTTCTCGGAGTCGCCACTGATAAAGACCGTGAAAAAATCGATAAGACCGTCAAATCGCAAGGGATCAGGTGGCAGAACTGGTGGGACGGAGGCGATAGCGGCCATCCCATTTCAGAAAAATGGTCGATCAACCAATGGCCGACAATCATCGTCCTTGATCACAAAGGGATCATTCGCCACAAGCATCTCGTTGGAGAACAACTGGATGCTGCTGTTGCCGGATTGCTGAACGAGATGCAGAAACCCTCGTCACCGTAA
- a CDS encoding glucose 1-dehydrogenase → MTEPTNNLFDLTDKVALITGSSRGIGLAMASGLAQSGAKVVLCGRKQEGIDEAVKTIRVNGGEATGIPAHMGRDEDLQALVNHAVETFGGVDILVNNAATNPVFGPLLDNDDAAFDKIMEVNVKGPLNLAKLVHPIMVSRGGGSIINVSSIGGLRPEPMLGLYSMSKAALISLTKVMAAEWGGDSVRVNVLCPGLIKTQFSQALWSNEKILNSVVGKLPLKRIAQPEELVGMTVYLASAASSYCTGSVMTVDGGHTI, encoded by the coding sequence ATGACCGAACCGACCAACAATCTATTTGATTTGACCGACAAGGTGGCCCTGATCACCGGTTCCAGCCGGGGTATCGGATTGGCAATGGCCAGTGGCTTGGCACAGTCCGGCGCCAAAGTAGTGCTCTGCGGCCGGAAACAAGAGGGGATCGACGAGGCGGTCAAAACCATTCGCGTCAACGGCGGCGAAGCGACCGGCATTCCCGCGCATATGGGCCGCGACGAAGATCTACAGGCATTGGTCAACCATGCGGTCGAGACGTTTGGTGGCGTCGATATTCTTGTCAACAACGCGGCGACGAATCCGGTCTTTGGCCCGTTGTTGGACAACGATGACGCCGCCTTTGACAAGATCATGGAGGTCAACGTCAAGGGGCCGCTGAATCTCGCCAAACTCGTGCACCCGATTATGGTCTCGCGCGGCGGCGGGTCGATCATCAATGTCAGCAGCATTGGCGGACTTCGCCCCGAACCGATGCTGGGGCTGTACAGCATGAGCAAAGCGGCCCTGATCAGTTTGACCAAAGTGATGGCGGCCGAATGGGGTGGCGATTCGGTCCGCGTCAATGTGCTCTGCCCGGGTCTGATTAAAACGCAGTTCAGCCAGGCGCTGTGGTCGAACGAAAAGATTCTCAACAGTGTCGTCGGCAAACTGCCGCTCAAGCGGATTGCCCAACCGGAGGAACTGGTGGGAATGACGGTTTACTTAGCGTCAGCGGCCTCGAGCTACTGCACCGGTTCGGTGATGACCGTCGACGGTGGGCACACGATTTAA
- a CDS encoding phosphoesterase — MTSTTVEQILVVPTSLFREIGYFEGLSTNVQPYLETLLDPIHTSYQPRDVMEADPEFKQLIPYCIFQHAGEIFYYTRGGGQGEKRLHAKRSIGVGGHVSSVDENQADSPYLEGMRREIDEEVHVESSYTDRCVGMLNDDSNDVGKVHLGIVHVFDLEEPKIRPREKDMLETGFAPPEQLLAEIDQFETWSQICLKALFS, encoded by the coding sequence ATGACCAGTACAACTGTCGAACAAATTCTGGTGGTTCCCACGTCGTTGTTTCGCGAAATCGGATATTTCGAGGGACTCTCCACCAACGTTCAGCCGTATTTGGAAACGTTGCTCGACCCGATTCACACCAGCTATCAGCCGCGGGATGTGATGGAGGCGGACCCGGAATTTAAGCAGTTGATTCCGTACTGCATTTTCCAGCATGCGGGGGAGATTTTTTACTACACCCGCGGCGGCGGACAGGGAGAGAAGCGGTTGCACGCCAAACGCTCCATCGGTGTCGGCGGGCATGTTTCCTCTGTGGATGAAAACCAAGCGGATTCGCCTTACCTCGAAGGGATGCGGCGGGAGATTGACGAAGAGGTTCATGTCGAGTCATCCTATACGGATCGTTGTGTGGGCATGCTCAACGACGACAGCAACGATGTCGGCAAGGTTCACCTGGGAATCGTGCACGTTTTTGACCTCGAAGAACCAAAAATCCGCCCGCGTGAAAAAGACATGCTGGAAACCGGTTTCGCCCCGCCCGAACAATTGTTGGCGGAGATTGATCAATTCGAGACTTGGTCCCAAATCTGTCTTAAAGCTCTGTTTTCGTAG